A window from Microbacterium profundi encodes these proteins:
- the uvrC gene encoding excinuclease ABC subunit UvrC, with amino-acid sequence MADVLPYKPSQGEIPTDPGVYRFRDAEGRVLYVGKAKNLRQRLSNYFAPLRTLHERTRRMVTTAASVEWTVVPTDVDSLQLEYMWIKEYDPPFNVRYKDDKSYPFMAVTLGDEAPRVLVTRNRKIPRARYFGPYPKVWAVHETIDLMIKAFPIRTCSDASYKRAMATGRPCFPGQIGKCGGPCSMKVTIEEHRAMVDDFVAFMAGGDERFTKELSKRMLSASAAMDYEAAAKYRDQLASIEAVLGKSSLVLPSDEDADLFGIAEDELAAAVQHFVIRGGRVRGVRATMIEKEIDISGADLVEQVLQRTYGEGVDVPRRILVPSLPDDAAELEVWLRERRGRKVEIAVAQRGQRVELMRNATLNATQALIRHKTRRTSDYVARTQALTDLQEALDLETAPLRIECFDISHLGGTNVVASMVVFEDGLPRKDQYRSFNIAETTDDTDSMYQVLMRRLAYLDRPEEDPVAELPADPLSDGEEVVAVPRRKPRFSYPPQLLLVDGGKPQVEAAARALRDAGHTEIGLCGIAKRLEEVWLPGEDFPVILPRTSEALYLLQRLRDEAHRFAIIHQRKRRRRDIATVLEEVPGLGASRIKVLLKHFGSVTALRGASSEEIQQVQGIGPALAQSIHTHLATR; translated from the coding sequence ATGGCCGACGTCCTCCCGTACAAGCCCTCGCAGGGCGAGATCCCGACCGATCCCGGTGTGTACCGCTTCCGGGATGCCGAGGGGCGCGTGCTGTACGTCGGCAAGGCGAAGAACCTGCGCCAGCGGCTCTCGAACTACTTCGCGCCGCTGCGCACCCTTCACGAGCGCACGAGGCGGATGGTCACAACTGCCGCGTCCGTGGAATGGACGGTCGTGCCGACCGACGTCGATTCGCTGCAGCTGGAGTACATGTGGATCAAGGAATACGATCCGCCGTTCAACGTGCGCTACAAGGACGACAAGTCGTACCCGTTCATGGCGGTCACGCTGGGAGATGAGGCGCCGCGTGTGCTCGTCACCCGCAACCGCAAGATCCCGCGGGCACGGTACTTCGGTCCGTACCCGAAGGTGTGGGCGGTGCACGAGACCATCGACCTGATGATCAAGGCGTTCCCGATCCGCACCTGCAGCGATGCGAGCTACAAGCGTGCGATGGCAACGGGACGGCCGTGCTTCCCCGGCCAGATCGGCAAGTGCGGTGGCCCGTGCTCGATGAAGGTCACGATTGAGGAGCATCGGGCGATGGTCGACGACTTCGTCGCGTTCATGGCCGGGGGCGACGAGCGCTTCACGAAGGAACTCAGCAAGCGGATGCTGTCGGCATCCGCAGCCATGGACTACGAGGCCGCTGCGAAGTACCGCGACCAGCTCGCCTCGATCGAGGCCGTGCTCGGCAAGAGCTCGCTGGTACTGCCGTCTGACGAGGATGCCGACCTCTTCGGCATCGCGGAGGACGAGCTCGCGGCAGCCGTGCAGCACTTCGTGATCCGCGGAGGGCGCGTGCGCGGCGTGCGCGCCACGATGATCGAGAAGGAGATCGACATCTCCGGAGCCGATCTCGTCGAGCAGGTGCTGCAACGCACGTACGGTGAGGGCGTGGATGTGCCCCGTCGCATCCTTGTTCCCTCGCTGCCCGACGATGCCGCAGAACTCGAGGTGTGGCTGCGCGAGCGCCGCGGACGCAAGGTCGAGATCGCGGTCGCCCAGCGCGGTCAGCGCGTGGAGCTCATGCGCAACGCGACGCTCAACGCGACGCAGGCGCTCATCCGTCACAAGACCCGTCGCACGAGCGATTACGTCGCACGCACGCAGGCGCTCACCGATCTGCAGGAGGCGCTCGATCTCGAGACGGCCCCGTTGCGCATCGAGTGCTTCGACATCTCGCATCTCGGCGGCACGAACGTGGTCGCGTCGATGGTGGTGTTCGAAGACGGACTGCCGCGCAAAGACCAGTACCGCTCGTTCAACATCGCCGAGACCACCGACGACACCGACTCGATGTACCAGGTGCTCATGCGGCGACTGGCATACCTCGACAGGCCGGAGGAGGACCCGGTCGCGGAACTTCCCGCCGACCCGCTCTCCGACGGCGAAGAGGTCGTGGCCGTGCCCAGGAGGAAGCCCCGGTTCTCGTACCCGCCGCAGCTTCTGCTCGTCGACGGCGGCAAGCCGCAGGTCGAGGCGGCGGCACGCGCCCTGCGCGATGCCGGCCACACCGAGATCGGGCTGTGCGGAATCGCGAAGCGGCTGGAGGAGGTGTGGCTGCCCGGCGAGGACTTCCCGGTCATCCTGCCGCGCACCAGCGAGGCGCTCTATCTTCTGCAGCGTCTTCGTGACGAGGCGCACCGCTTCGCCATCATCCATCAGCGCAAGCGCCGCAGACGCGACATCGCCACGGTGCTGGAAGAGGTGCCCGGACTCGGTGCGTCGCGCATCAAGGTGCTGTTGAAGCACTTCGGGTCGGTGACCGCGCTGCGCGGCGCGAGCTCGGAGGAGATCCAGCAGGTGCAGGGGATCGGACCGGCACTCGCCCAGAGCATCCACACGCACCTCGCGACTCGATAG
- a CDS encoding superoxide dismutase: protein MAIYTLPDLPYDFAALEPHISGKIMELHHDKHHQAYVTGANAALDGLAEARDSGNLANVNKLEKDLAFNLGGHVNHSIFWTNLSPNGGGEPEGELKAAIDEFFGSFEKFQAHFTATAMGIQGSGWSVLSWDSIGQRLIIQQLFDQQSNSAQGTIPLFQLDMWEHAFYLDYLNVKADYVKAAWNIANWENVAQRLDAARKQTNGLLVLS, encoded by the coding sequence ATGGCGATCTACACGCTCCCCGACCTTCCCTACGACTTTGCAGCTCTTGAGCCGCACATCAGCGGAAAGATCATGGAACTGCACCATGACAAGCATCACCAGGCGTACGTCACGGGTGCGAACGCGGCACTCGACGGACTCGCTGAGGCCCGCGACAGCGGCAACCTCGCGAACGTGAACAAGCTCGAGAAGGACCTCGCGTTCAACCTCGGCGGTCACGTGAACCACTCGATCTTCTGGACCAACCTCTCCCCGAACGGCGGAGGCGAGCCGGAAGGCGAGCTGAAGGCCGCCATCGACGAGTTCTTCGGCTCCTTCGAGAAGTTCCAGGCGCACTTCACCGCCACCGCCATGGGTATTCAGGGCTCTGGCTGGTCAGTGCTCAGCTGGGACTCGATCGGACAGCGTCTGATCATCCAGCAGCTGTTCGATCAGCAGTCCAACTCGGCACAGGGCACGATTCCGCTGTTCCAGCTCGACATGTGGGAGCACGCCTTCTACCTCGACTACCTCAACGTGAAGGCCGACTACGTCAAGGCCGCGTGGAACATCGCGAACTGGGAGAACGTGGCCCAGCGCCTCGACGCCGCCCGTAAGCAGACGAACGGCCTGCTGGTACTGTCGTAA
- the whiA gene encoding DNA-binding protein WhiA gives MALTTDVKAELVSIRNAPPTVRVAEVTAILRFAGGLHSIAGRVAVEAEVDADLLARRVARDLAEIYGVRPEIAQVQSASSHDGARYAVRVIAAGETLARQTGLLDQRRRPVRGLPNRLTTGSREEIAGLWRGAFLAAGSLSEPGRSAMLEVSCPTSEAAMALVGAAHRLGVAAKAREVRGLPRVVVREGEAIRSILSQMGAQKTAAAWEEMRQRREMRAGVNRLVNFDDANLRRSAQAAVAACARVERALEILAEDVPDHLRVAGELRLAHRDASLDELGHHADPPLTKDAVAGRIRRLLAMADKRAQQEGIPSTEDAVPAGLDA, from the coding sequence GTGGCACTAACCACCGACGTCAAGGCTGAACTCGTCAGCATCCGTAACGCACCCCCGACGGTTCGCGTCGCGGAAGTCACCGCGATCCTCCGGTTCGCCGGCGGGCTCCACTCGATCGCCGGTCGTGTCGCCGTCGAGGCCGAGGTCGACGCTGATCTGCTGGCCCGCCGCGTCGCCCGCGATCTCGCCGAGATCTACGGGGTTCGTCCTGAGATCGCCCAGGTGCAGTCCGCGAGCTCGCACGATGGCGCGCGCTACGCGGTCCGTGTGATCGCGGCAGGCGAGACGCTCGCACGCCAGACCGGTCTGCTCGACCAGCGCCGCCGACCTGTGCGCGGGCTCCCCAACAGACTCACCACCGGATCCCGCGAAGAGATCGCGGGTCTGTGGCGCGGTGCGTTCCTCGCAGCCGGTTCTCTTTCGGAGCCCGGCCGCTCGGCGATGCTCGAGGTCTCGTGCCCGACCTCCGAGGCCGCGATGGCGCTCGTCGGTGCAGCGCACCGGCTCGGCGTCGCAGCCAAGGCGCGCGAGGTGCGCGGTCTGCCGCGCGTCGTCGTGCGAGAGGGCGAAGCGATCCGCTCGATCCTCAGCCAGATGGGTGCCCAGAAGACCGCGGCCGCATGGGAGGAGATGCGCCAGCGCCGTGAGATGCGCGCCGGAGTCAACCGACTCGTGAACTTCGACGACGCGAACCTGCGTCGCTCGGCGCAGGCTGCCGTCGCTGCGTGCGCACGTGTCGAGCGTGCTCTCGAGATCCTCGCGGAGGATGTGCCCGACCACCTGCGCGTGGCGGGCGAGCTGCGTCTCGCGCACCGCGACGCCAGCCTTGACGAACTCGGTCACCACGCGGATCCGCCGCTCACGAAGGATGCTGTCGCAGGACGCATCCGCCGCCTTCTGGCGATGGCCGACAAGCGTGCGCAGCAGGAGGGCATCCCCAGCACGGAGGACGCCGTACCCGCAGGGCTCGACGCCTGA
- the rapZ gene encoding RNase adapter RapZ: MTVEEKNEFLIVTGMSGAGRSTVANALEDLGWYVVDNLPPQMLRPLLDLTDLGGGALPKVAAVVDVRGRNLFNDFPEVARALRSRGSVRVVFLDASDDVLVRRFESVRRPHPLQEDGTLLDGIRLERSRLTLVREAADIVIDTSELNIHQLATQVFEAFSEEGAARHRLTILSFGFKYGLPTDVDLVADMRFLPNPFWIDELRGLTGQDAPVRDYVLSREGATEFLDAYATALVPVLEGYQRENKGHSTVAVGCTGGKHRSVATAEELAKRLASIPGVAVNVRHRDLGRE; the protein is encoded by the coding sequence ATGACCGTCGAGGAGAAGAACGAGTTCCTCATCGTCACCGGCATGTCCGGTGCGGGGCGCTCCACCGTGGCGAACGCCCTTGAAGACCTCGGCTGGTACGTGGTGGACAACCTCCCACCGCAGATGCTGCGCCCGTTGCTCGATCTCACCGATCTCGGTGGGGGAGCACTGCCCAAGGTCGCGGCGGTCGTCGATGTGCGAGGTCGCAATCTGTTCAACGACTTCCCCGAGGTGGCTCGTGCGCTGCGTTCGCGCGGTAGCGTGCGCGTGGTCTTCCTCGACGCATCCGATGATGTGCTCGTGCGGCGGTTCGAGTCGGTCAGGCGCCCGCATCCCCTGCAGGAGGACGGCACCCTGCTCGACGGCATCCGGCTTGAGCGTTCGCGCCTGACGCTGGTGCGCGAGGCGGCCGACATCGTCATCGACACGTCCGAGCTGAACATCCATCAGCTTGCGACGCAGGTGTTCGAGGCCTTCTCCGAGGAGGGTGCGGCGCGGCACCGGCTGACGATCCTGAGCTTCGGGTTCAAGTACGGGCTGCCGACGGACGTCGACCTCGTCGCTGACATGCGCTTCCTGCCCAACCCCTTCTGGATCGATGAACTGCGCGGGCTCACCGGTCAGGATGCTCCGGTGCGCGACTATGTGCTCTCACGCGAAGGCGCGACGGAGTTCCTCGATGCTTACGCCACGGCGCTGGTTCCAGTGCTGGAGGGGTATCAGCGCGAGAACAAGGGGCATTCGACCGTCGCGGTCGGCTGTACAGGTGGCAAGCATCGGTCGGTGGCGACGGCGGAGGAACTCGCTAAGCGCCTCGCCTCGATCCCAGGTGTCGCGGTCAATGTCCGTCACCGAGACCTCGGCCGCGAATAG
- the gap gene encoding type I glyceraldehyde-3-phosphate dehydrogenase, with product MSVKIGINGFGRIGRNYFRAALAQGADLEIVAVNDLTDNKSLAHLLKYDSVGGVLDADISFDDDSITVNGKQIKAFAERDPANLPWGELGVDIVIESTGFFTKAELAKKHIDAGAKKVLISAPATGADGTFVMGVNEETYDAANHHIISNASCTTNALAPLAKVFNDAFGIERGFMMTAHAYTADQNLQDGPHGDLHRARAAAINIVPASTGAAKAIGLVLPELEGKLSGSSYRVPVPTGSIVDLTLVTERTDITVDEINEAYRKAAADGSLAGYLQFNADPIVSSDIQHNAHSSVFDSTLTNVSGNLVKVSSWYDNEWGYSNRLVDLTEYVAERI from the coding sequence GTGTCTGTAAAGATCGGCATCAACGGCTTCGGCCGTATCGGACGCAACTACTTCCGCGCAGCTCTTGCGCAGGGAGCAGACCTTGAGATCGTCGCGGTCAATGACCTCACCGACAACAAGTCGCTTGCGCACCTGCTGAAGTACGACTCGGTGGGCGGCGTCCTGGATGCCGACATCAGCTTCGACGACGACAGCATCACGGTCAACGGCAAGCAGATCAAGGCGTTCGCCGAGCGCGACCCTGCCAACCTCCCCTGGGGCGAGCTGGGTGTCGACATCGTCATCGAGTCGACCGGCTTCTTCACCAAGGCCGAACTCGCCAAGAAGCACATCGATGCAGGCGCGAAGAAGGTCCTCATCTCGGCTCCGGCCACCGGTGCTGACGGCACGTTCGTCATGGGCGTGAACGAGGAGACGTACGACGCGGCCAACCACCACATCATCTCCAACGCCTCATGCACGACGAACGCGCTCGCCCCGCTCGCCAAGGTGTTCAACGACGCCTTCGGCATCGAGCGCGGCTTCATGATGACCGCGCACGCCTACACTGCCGACCAGAACCTTCAGGACGGCCCGCACGGCGACCTGCACCGCGCACGCGCTGCGGCGATCAACATCGTCCCCGCGTCCACCGGTGCGGCGAAGGCCATCGGCCTGGTCCTCCCGGAGCTGGAGGGCAAGCTGAGCGGCTCCTCCTACCGCGTTCCGGTTCCCACCGGCTCGATCGTCGACCTGACGCTCGTCACCGAGCGCACCGACATCACTGTCGATGAGATCAACGAGGCCTACCGCAAGGCGGCAGCCGACGGAAGCCTCGCCGGCTATCTGCAGTTCAACGCGGACCCGATCGTCTCCAGCGACATCCAGCACAACGCGCACTCGTCGGTCTTCGACTCGACGCTGACCAACGTCAGCGGCAACCTCGTGAAGGTCTCCAGCTGGTACGACAACGAGTGGGGCTACTCGAACCGCCTCGTCGACCTCACCGAGTACGTCGCAGAGCGTATCTGA